The Desulfarculaceae bacterium DNA window GCGGGTGGTGATGGGGCCCAGCGGCCCGGAGATAAGCCAGGAGCGGCCCATTGCGCGGGTGCATCGCGGGAGCGAGCTGTATAGCGGACCCTTTGCCGAGGCCGCGCCCGAGCTGGTGGCCGAGGCCGCGCCGGGCTACAGCCTGCGCGGCGGCCTGGACCGGGCCGGGGTCTTCGGGCTAAGCCATCTATCCGGCACCCACCGCCCCAGCGGGGCCCTGGCCCTGATGCTGCCCGAGCCCGGCGAGAAGCCGGAGCATATCGAGGGGCTCTTCGGGCTGATGAGCGGCGCGTTGGGCCTGGATTCCGGCCTGGCGGCCTGAGCAAACCCCTGTCCCCCGCCTGGGGGATGCGCGGCGGCGCGGCATGGGGGACAATAATCCCCAGCATCATCAATCCATCCAGCCCTTGAGGTGACCAGTGGCCGACGTTAGCAGCGCAACCTCTCCGCAGCCAGCCGCCCAGGATTTCCGGCGGGCCAACCAGGTGATCGCCGCCTCCACCGGCCACATGGTGCACGACATTTTCACCGCCTTTTTGCCGCCGCTGCTGCCCCTGATAATCGCCGAGTTTTCCCTGAGCATGTTTGAGGCCGGGGTGCTCAGCGTCTTCGCGGTGCTGGCCTTCTACTTCAACCCCCTGCTGGGGATGCTGGTGGACCGGGTGAACCTGCGCCTGTTGTTCGTGGCCGCGCCGGGCCTGGTGGCGGTGTGCATGAGCCTCATCGGCGCGGCCCCGTCCTATGGGGCGGTGTGCTTGCTCCTGTTGCTTTCGGGCATCGGCTCGGCCAGCTACCACACCATCGGCCCGGTGTTCATCACCCGGGCCTCGGGCGAAAAGCTGGGCCGGGGCATGAGCTTTTTCATGGTGGGCGGCGAATTGGCCCGCACCCTGGGTCCCCTGGCCGCGGTGGGCGCGGTGAGCTGGCTGGGCTTCCGGGGCATGTGGCCGGTGATGGTGGTGGGCCTGGCCTGCTCGGTTTATCTGTGGCTGGTGTTCCGCAACGCCTCCACGGTGGGCTCCACCGGCCGCGACCCCGAATCGCTTATCAAGGTGTGGCACGCCCTCAAGGGCCTAATGCTCCCGCTGATCGGCCTCGTGGCCTGCCGCAGCTTCGTGCTGTGGAGCCTGATGATCTATCTGCCGGTGTACCTGGTGGGGCGGGGCTACAGCGTGGCCCTGGGCGGCACGGGCCTGGCGGTGATGGAGCTGGCCGGCATCGCCGGGGCCTTTTTGGGCGGCTGGCTTTCGGACCGGGTGGGGCGGCGTCCGGTGCTGGTGACGGTGATGATAGCCGCGCCCCTGGCCATGCTGGCCTTCAACTACAGCGGCGGCTGGCTGCTTTGGCCGGTGCTGGCGGTTTTGGGCCTGTGCGTCTTCGCCTCCAACCCGGTGATCCTGGCCCTGGTGCAGGACCACAGCGCGGGCCGCCGGGGCGCGGCCAACGGCCTGTACATGGGCATTGCCTTCGCCACCTCCTCGCTGGTGCTGGTGTTGGTGGGCTGGCTGGTGGACCTGCTGGGCTTCCAGACCGCCTTTGCCATCGCCGCGCTGCTGGGCCTGTTGGGCACGCCTTTTGCCCTGCGCCTGCCCCTGGAGCGCCGTTGATTCGGACCCATCCCGCCGAGCCAAGTTGATTCCCTGCTTTTGTCTCCCCTATTATTGGTGCAGGTCTGGTTGCCGCGGGAAACTTATGGGCAATCGCCCCAGACCAGAAGGACCAAGTCATGCCCCTCATTGGCCTCGCCCGGCTTTGTTTGGCGGCGGTAGCCGCGGGCCTGGTGTTTTGCCCTTTTGGGGCCTTTGCATCGGATGGCGCCAAGGCCGTTGAAATGGCCCGCAAGCTGCAAGACCCCTTGGCCAATATCTCGGCGGTCATGACCGAGAACGACATCATGTTCAAGACCGGCGATGGCAGCACCAGCTATCAGTTTCAGATACAACCGGTGCACGCCATGGACTTTCCGGAAAAAGGGTTCACCCTCATTCCTCGTGCGGTGATCCCGGTGGTGGGGGCCGCGCCCCTGGCCGACCTGCCCCAGCTGGGCGATCGACTCCCGGGCGGCGGCGGCACAACCTGGGGCCTGTCGGACATCGTCACCCAGTTTTTTTTCGCGCCCAAAACCACCTCCGCGTGGAAGTGGGGCTTGGGCCCCCAGCTTTCCTGGGGCACCCACAGCGACGAAATTCTCAAGGGGCCGGACTGGGGAGCCGGGCCGGTGGGGGTGCTGGTGGGGGGCTTGGGCGAGCAGGTGGTTTTGGCAGGCATCGTGGGGCACCTTTGGTCCTATGATGGCGACTTCAGCACCACCACCATCCAGCCAATGCTCTTCTACAACATTGAATCCGTGCCCGGGGCGAGCATCGGCTACACCGCAACCATCACCGCCGACTGGAAGGCCGAGGACAGCGGCGACAGGTGGACCGTGCCCCTGGGCATGGTGGTGGGCCGCACCTTCGATCTGGGCGGCGGCTACGGCCTGGACCTGAACGCGGGCCCCTATTGGAACCTGGTGAAACCGGAAGGAGCGGCCGATTGGTTCATCAAGTTCGGCGTGACCTTGGTCCTGCCCTAGCCGCCGCTGGACCGCCCCTCAAACAATTCCGCGCGCCCTCTGGAGCAGCCGCCGCCCGGCCGGCTCCGCACAGACCATGCCTCCGCCCCGCCCCGCATTGGCCGGGTCCGGCGAGTGGCTTAAAGACCGCGCCTGGGCCGTGCTAGAATAGCCATCGAACCAACCCGCACCCCACAGCCAGCGAGGCCCCATGTACTG harbors:
- a CDS encoding MFS transporter, translated to MADVSSATSPQPAAQDFRRANQVIAASTGHMVHDIFTAFLPPLLPLIIAEFSLSMFEAGVLSVFAVLAFYFNPLLGMLVDRVNLRLLFVAAPGLVAVCMSLIGAAPSYGAVCLLLLLSGIGSASYHTIGPVFITRASGEKLGRGMSFFMVGGELARTLGPLAAVGAVSWLGFRGMWPVMVVGLACSVYLWLVFRNASTVGSTGRDPESLIKVWHALKGLMLPLIGLVACRSFVLWSLMIYLPVYLVGRGYSVALGGTGLAVMELAGIAGAFLGGWLSDRVGRRPVLVTVMIAAPLAMLAFNYSGGWLLWPVLAVLGLCVFASNPVILALVQDHSAGRRGAANGLYMGIAFATSSLVLVLVGWLVDLLGFQTAFAIAALLGLLGTPFALRLPLERR